The proteins below are encoded in one region of Bacteroidota bacterium:
- a CDS encoding 3-isopropylmalate dehydratase large subunit, with amino-acid sequence MGLTLIEKIIANHSKHDVVKPGYIVDVEIDARAARDFGGPNVVKNIQDNNLPIDDVSKTFFTFDTNPTGSDQKYAINQQIVRMFAREHGIQVFDIDVGIGTHTMIERGLAYPGSTAVTTDSHANILGAVGAFGQGMGDQDIAVAFSKGKVWFKVPKSVKINLNGKRPEGISAKDVVLNLLNIFGANSLLGFSVEIYGEEVDKFTLDERITISSMATEMGAIIILFTPSEEILEYSKLRTGKDIMPLVADADASYEKAYDLDFDKFVNMVSLPGAPHDAVNIVEAQKTKIDSAFIGSCTNGRLEDLHAVAKILKDRKVAPGVVLKIVPATDAIWQEIMHDGTLEIFKNSGAMVSNAGCAGCAAGQVGQNGPGEITISTGNRNFPGKQGKGKVYLASPAVVAASAIAGYITTSNAIPDEPTVFTVKEKIENLEKAKSEAKQTHDKTTEVVGNVWYIKEDNIDTDMIFHNRYLAITDINEMGQYTFDNLEGYKDFSKKAKAGDIVVVQKNFGSGSSRQQAVDCFKALGVQAIVAESYGAIYERNAINAAFPIITYDSLEGLDLENGDKIKINFETGLITNLKKNKTINAEKFSEVQIDIFQNDGVF; translated from the coding sequence ATGGGACTGACTTTAATAGAAAAAATAATTGCAAATCATTCTAAGCACGATGTTGTAAAACCTGGATACATTGTCGATGTTGAAATTGATGCACGAGCAGCACGCGATTTTGGTGGGCCAAATGTTGTGAAAAACATTCAGGACAATAATCTTCCGATAGACGATGTATCGAAAACCTTCTTTACTTTCGATACAAATCCGACTGGCTCCGACCAAAAATATGCTATAAATCAGCAAATTGTAAGAATGTTTGCCCGCGAGCATGGCATACAAGTTTTTGACATCGATGTAGGAATTGGAACTCACACTATGATTGAACGAGGGCTTGCTTATCCGGGTTCTACTGCTGTAACAACCGATTCGCATGCAAATATTCTTGGTGCTGTGGGTGCATTCGGGCAAGGAATGGGCGATCAGGATATTGCTGTTGCATTTAGCAAAGGAAAAGTATGGTTCAAAGTCCCTAAATCTGTAAAAATCAATTTGAATGGAAAACGACCTGAGGGAATTTCCGCAAAAGATGTTGTGTTGAATTTATTGAACATTTTTGGAGCAAACTCTTTATTAGGTTTTTCAGTTGAAATTTATGGTGAAGAAGTCGATAAATTTACACTCGACGAGCGAATTACAATTTCGTCTATGGCTACCGAAATGGGAGCAATAATTATACTTTTCACTCCAAGTGAAGAAATCCTGGAATACTCGAAATTGCGAACAGGAAAAGACATTATGCCTCTTGTAGCCGATGCCGATGCAAGCTATGAAAAAGCATACGATCTTGATTTCGACAAATTTGTTAATATGGTTTCCTTGCCGGGAGCACCTCACGATGCAGTGAATATTGTTGAAGCACAAAAAACAAAAATTGATTCTGCTTTTATAGGCTCTTGCACAAATGGCAGGCTCGAAGATTTACATGCTGTTGCTAAAATTCTGAAAGACAGAAAAGTTGCTCCGGGTGTTGTACTAAAAATTGTACCGGCAACCGATGCTATTTGGCAGGAAATTATGCATGACGGAACATTGGAGATTTTCAAAAACTCCGGAGCAATGGTTTCTAACGCTGGCTGTGCTGGTTGTGCAGCCGGACAGGTTGGGCAAAACGGACCGGGCGAAATCACAATTAGTACCGGAAATCGAAATTTTCCCGGAAAGCAAGGAAAAGGAAAAGTTTATCTTGCATCGCCGGCGGTTGTTGCAGCCTCAGCTATTGCAGGCTACATAACTACTTCTAATGCTATTCCAGACGAACCAACAGTTTTTACTGTAAAAGAAAAAATTGAAAATCTTGAAAAAGCAAAAAGCGAAGCTAAACAAACACATGACAAAACCACAGAAGTTGTAGGAAATGTTTGGTATATTAAAGAAGACAATATCGATACTGATATGATTTTTCATAACAGATACCTTGCCATCACCGATATTAACGAAATGGGGCAATACACTTTTGACAATTTGGAGGGCTACAAAGATTTTTCCAAAAAAGCCAAAGCCGGCGATATTGTAGTTGTTCAGAAAAATTTTGGTAGTGGAAGCTCTCGCCAACAAGCGGTCGATTGTTTCAAAGCTCTTGGTGTTCAGGCAATTGTTGCAGAATCTTATGGTGCAATTTACGAAAGAAATGCAATAAATGCAGCTTTCCCAATTATTACTTACGATTCGCTCGAAGGTCTCGATTTGGAGAATGGCGACAAAATCAAAATCAATTTCGAAACAGGATTAATCACTAATTTGAAAAAAAATAAAACCATAAATGCCGAAAAATTCTCTGAAGTTCAGATAGATATTTTCCAAAACGACGGAGTATTTTAA
- a CDS encoding T9SS type A sorting domain-containing protein — MENIKIIISIFAFFFFANFGSFAQIPCKCNNTGCDWTIPAFVVFWDASIMGVTPGQTVCIEADTNGKRNHLVIENLSGTDGNEIIVRPCDNLVTIISSGNYDYGIKFRNCKHFILTGSEIPNKEYGIKIKLYKSGEAISTKDRCKDFVIKDVGILNPDNIIRVYKKNMKIQVFNIFGQLTDELIAENQNAGNHTLTFSLENYKQGTYFYSLTTAEFTQTRKMSIIK, encoded by the coding sequence ATGGAAAATATTAAAATTATAATATCGATTTTCGCTTTTTTCTTTTTCGCAAACTTTGGAAGTTTTGCTCAAATTCCTTGTAAATGTAATAATACCGGATGCGATTGGACTATTCCAGCTTTTGTTGTGTTTTGGGATGCATCAATAATGGGTGTTACACCAGGACAAACAGTTTGCATTGAAGCAGATACAAATGGTAAAAGGAATCATTTAGTAATTGAAAATTTGAGTGGAACTGATGGCAACGAAATAATTGTCAGACCATGTGATAATCTGGTAACTATTATTTCTTCAGGTAATTATGATTATGGAATTAAATTTCGAAATTGTAAACATTTCATATTAACCGGAAGTGAGATTCCAAATAAAGAATATGGAATAAAAATTAAACTCTACAAATCAGGAGAAGCTATTTCAACCAAAGACAGATGCAAAGACTTTGTAATAAAAGATGTTGGCATATTAAACCCCGATAATATTATTAGAGTTTACAAAAAAAATATGAAAATTCAGGTATTTAATATTTTTGGTCAATTAACAGATGAATTGATTGCCGAAAATCAAAATGCAGGAAATCATACTCTTACTTTCAGCTTAGAAAACTATAAACAAGGCACATATTTTTATAGTTTAACTACAGCAGAATTTACACAAACCAGAAAAATGAGCATTATTAAATAA